The DNA sequence CGCCGACGTCGGTGATGCTTCCGCTCACTACCTGTGCTTTCCCATCAGACTCAACACCAGGTACTCCTGCAGCACCGTCAACCACTGGTACACGTCGAGGTGGCCGGCCATCGGGTGGTCACCGGGCAGCCGGTCCGGACCGTCGGGGCCGATGTCGAGCATCGTGCCCAGCGCCAGCCGGACGTCGTTGACCGCCGAGACCCACGCCTGCGCATCGTCCTCGCTGAGCTCGAACTTGCCGCCGCCGGCCGGGACGGTGTCGAGCAGCCGTTGCGCCGCTTCACGTTTGGCGTCGATGATCTCGGGCTCGTGCAGGCTGCGCAGCGCGCTGTTGAGGCTCTCCGCGGTGCCCGAACCCGCCGGATGTTCGGTGGCCTGGCGGTAGAAGTCGGGCAACAGCCGCTTCATCGTGTCATCCTGCGGGGGAACGGAATTGCCCGTGCGCATGCCG is a window from the Mycolicibacterium poriferae genome containing:
- the aosR gene encoding oxidative stress transcriptional regulator AosR; the protein is MRKWKRVEGPEGPRYRSALAAHEADLLSSLVSSMVGMLDDRESSAPVDELAELTGMRTGNSVPPQDDTMKRLLPDFYRQATEHPAGSGTAESLNSALRSLHEPEIIDAKREAAQRLLDTVPAGGGKFELSEDDAQAWVSAVNDVRLALGTMLDIGPDGPDRLPGDHPMAGHLDVYQWLTVLQEYLVLSLMGKHR